One Vigna unguiculata cultivar IT97K-499-35 chromosome 11, ASM411807v1, whole genome shotgun sequence DNA window includes the following coding sequences:
- the LOC114168677 gene encoding DNA-directed RNA polymerases II, IV and V subunit 11, whose translation MNAPDRYERFVVPEGTKKVSYERDTKIINAASFTIEREEHTIGNILRMQLHRDPNVLFAGYKLPHPLQYKIIVRIHTTSQSSPMQAYNQSINDLDRELDHLKNAFEAEMLKFSRDY comes from the exons ATGAATGCCCCAGATCGTTATGAGCGTTTCGTCGTTCCTGAAGGCACCAAAAA GGTCTCTTACGAGAGGGACACCAAGATCATCAATGCCGCGTCCTTCACCATCGAGCGAGAGGAACACACTATCGGCAACATCTTGCGCAT GCAACTCCACAGAGACCCCAACGTGTTATTTGCTGGATACAAGCTTCCCCACCCTCTTCAGTACAAAATCATTGTCAGG aTACATACTACAAGCCAGTCTTCGCCAATGCAGGCATATAATCAGTCTATTAATGATCTGGACAGGGAACTTGATCATTTGAAGAATGCGTTTGAG GCAGAGATGTTGAAGTTTTCAAGGGACTATTGA
- the LOC114170432 gene encoding cation/H(+) antiporter 28: MTIAFTQCSEKLGYLILQLAKNFIVYMAMVLACNGLHFLLKPYSQPRITSDIVVGLVLGNIPFLRKLFDEFNRAFGFIIDFGMMCYMFALGIEMDPYVLFKRPNKDALVAYCAIFSTFAISITTIPFLHFFSRYTGIAFTISISALLASSASPVLTRLITNLKIGKSDIGKLVIAAGMHSDLICLLVFSLCYIFMPTDSYCIGHHRDRTLKSDVKAIIAVVVQTSFTAVVSPVFLAWVNNENPEGRPMKGSHLVLSVAFMALICAPSTLYDFSPVLSAFMTGICLPRDGRVSKWIISKINYILSTIFFPIFFLWMGNAADVTKFRPGDPFTWLRFFLPLLIVVSGKVIGTLISGAILGFNWRESVLIGMLLVTKGHFQIYMAIKVASIFLITDYFHLYQPENLNRKCVGSGSLFARVVSHKKLLPFDISGVPEYRPQVFPFLYGRKSLQHRDMITILLYYQLTCHPSTDSADSGLLSVAAIFFAVVHSPVIVAQIIRRARKRAPTHTNALQLLKPSSELRIFLCLHGLDSVPASINFMEISRGISDPGLVIYVAEIIELTEHIASTMESGEGVQSNTIKDKAVIEMREQITNMFQAYIDTDGDGITLKRAMALSTINNMAQNICVLAENLMAALIILPFHRNQRQDGKFDTGNPGFRYVNRKLLKNSPCSVGILVNRGFGSIGKISRTEPSVKVAAIFIGGRDDREALCYVGRVAWHKGVHVTVIRFLVDTSAESSRLAAYRVTLPEQEQEMGLDDECFAQFYEQHIVGGRISYLEKHLANASETFSTLRSFEGEYSLVIVGREGGANSILTKGMNDWQQCPELGPIGDVLSGPDFSKSVSVLIIQQHKLRGELAGLDEDFTIM, encoded by the exons ATGACAATAGCCTTCACCCAATGTTCAGAAAAGCTAGGGTACCTCATTCTTCAGTTAGCCAAAAATTTCATCGTGTATATGGCCATGGTGCTTGCATGCAACGGTTTACATTTCCTTCTAAAGCCCTATTCACAACCTCGCATTACTTCTGACATTGTT GTAGGACTAGTATTGGGGAACATACCTTTTTTACGAAAACTATTCGATGAATTCAACAGAGCCTTTGGATTTATCATAGATTTTGGGATGATGTGTTACATGTTTGCTTTGGGTATAGAGATGGATCCCTACGTGCTGTTCAAACGCCCCAACAAAGATGCTCTCGTTGCATACTGCGCAATATTCTCCACCTTCGCCATTTCCATCACAACGATCCCATTTCTCCATTTCTTCTCACGCTACACCGGCATAGCATTCACCATCTCCATCTCTGCTCTTCTGGCGAGTTCAGCATCTCCGGTTCTCACGCGCCTCATAACAAATCTGAAAATAGGAAAATCAGACATCGGAAAGCTTGTGATAGCAGCGGGAATGCACTCCGATTTAATCTGCTTGTTGGTTTTCTCACTCTGCTACATTTTCATGCCGACCGATTCATACTGCATCGGCCACCACCGTGACAGGACGCTGAAGAGCGACGTCAAAGCCATAATTGCGGTGGTGGTGCAGACGTCGTTCACGGCGGTGGTTTCGCCGGTTTTCTTGGCGTGGGTGAACAATGAGAACCCTGAAGGCAGACCCATGAAAGGGTCGCATCTGGTATTGTCGGTTGCCTTCATGGCCTTGATTTGTGCCCCCTCGACTCTATACGACTTTAGTCCGGTTCTAAGTGCGTTTATGACAGGGATTTGTCTTCCCCGTGATGGAAGAGTTTCCAAATGGATTATCAGCAAAATCAACTACATCTTGTCCACCATCTTCTTCCCCATCTTCTTCTTGTGGATGGGAAATGCAGCTGATGTCACCAAATTCAGACCCGGAGACCCTTTTACTTGGTTAAGGTTTTTTCTTCCCCTTCTCATAGTCGTCTCCGGTAAAGTAATCGGCACACTCATTTCTGGGGCAATCCTTGGCTTTAACTGGCGCGAATCTGTTTTGATCGGAATGCTCCTCGTCACCAAGGGCCATTTTCAAATCTACATGGCAATCAAAGTGGCAAGTATTTTCCTAATTACCGATTACTTCCATCTTTATCAACCTGAGAATTTAAAtcgg AAATGCGTAGGAAGCGGTTCACTCTTCGCCAGAGTAGTGTCGCATAAAAAGCTGCTCCCCTTCGATATAAGCGGAGTTCCGGAGTACAGGCCCCAGGTCTTTCCTTTCCTGTATGGCAGGAAGTCCCTCCAG CATCGTGACATGATTACCATTCTCTTGTATTACCAGCTGACCTGTCACCCCAGCACCGATAGTGCCGACTCGGGCCTTCTGTCGGTGGCAGCAATATTTTTCGCAGTGGTGCATTCCCCTGTGATTGTGGCACAGATCATCAGACGTGCGAGGAAAAGGGCACCTACTCACACCAACGCCCTCCAATTGCTGAAGCCATCAAGTGAGTTAAGAATATTCCTATGCCTTCACGGACTTGATAGTGTTCCTGCTTCCATCAACTTCATGGAGATCTCGAGAGGGATATCAGACCCTGGATTAGTAATATATGTCGCAGAAATTATTGAGTTAACTGAACATATAGCATCAACAATGGAGAGTGGTGAAGGAGTACAGAGTAATACTATAAAAGACAAGGCCGTGATAGAGATGAGAGAACAAATAACGAACATGTTTCAGGCCTATATAGATACTGATGGAGATGGTATTACTCTCAAAAGAGCGATGGCACTGTCAACAATCAATAACATGGCGCAGAACATCTGCGTTTTAGCAGAGAACTTGATGGCTGCACTCATTATACTTCCATTCCACAGGAACCAGCGTCAGGACGGAAAATTCGATACTGGAAATCCAGGCTTCAGATATGTGAACCGAAAG TTATTAAAGAACTCTCCTTGTTCGGTGGGAATTCTGGTGAACAGAGGTTTTGGGTCAATTGGGAAAATATCAAGGACTGAGCCATCGGTTAAAGTAGCAGCAATATTCATTGGCGGAAGAGATGATAGAGAAGCACTTTGCTATGTGGGTCGTGTGGCATGGCATAAGGGAGTGCACGTGACAGTGATAAGATTCCTGGTAGATACCAGTGCAGAATCTTCAAGACTTGCAGCTTATAGGGTGACCCTCCCAGAGCAGGAGCAGGAGATGGGATTGGATGATGAATGTTTTGCACAGTTCTATGAACAGCATATAGTTGGAGGTCGCATTTCTTATTTGGAGAAGCATCTTGCAAATGCATCAGAGACCTTCTCTACTCTTAGATCCTTTGAAGGGGAATACTCACTGGTGATTGTAGGAAGAGAAGGTGGAGCAAACTCCATATTGACAAAGGGTATGAATGATTGGCAACAGTGTCCAGAACTGGGACCAATAGGGGACGTTCTTTCAGGACCAGATTTTTCAAAGTCAGTGTCTGTGTTGATAATTCAACAACACAAACTTAGAGGAGAACTAGCTGGGCTTGACGAGGACTTCACTATCATGTAG